One Cyprinus carpio isolate SPL01 chromosome A16, ASM1834038v1, whole genome shotgun sequence genomic region harbors:
- the LOC109074563 gene encoding flotillin-1-like isoform X1 codes for MFYTCGPNEAMVVSGCGRSPPLMIAGGRVFVIPCFQQIQRISLNTLTLNVKSDKVYTRHGVPISVTGIAQVKIQGQNKEMLAAACQMFMGMSEVEIAQIALETLEGHQRAIIAHLTVEEIYQDRKKFSDQVFKVASSDLVNMGIGVVSYTLKDVHDDQNYLSSLGKARTAQVQRDARIGEAQFKRDAVIREAHAMQEKISAQYKNEIEMAKAQRDFELKKAAYDMEVNTKKAESEMAYQLQVAKTKQCIEEEKMQVQVVERTQQITLQEQEITRREKELEAKVQKPADAERYRIEKIAEAQKLQLIMEAEAEAEAIRMRGEAEAFALEAKGRAEAEQMAKKAEAFKQYKEGAMVDMLLEKLPLMAEEISKPLCAAQKVTMVSSGGSEVGAAKLTGEVLEIMTRLPSAVEKLTGVNISQVGSTRMG; via the exons ATGTTTTACACCTGTGGTCCCAATGAGGCGATGGTGGTCTCAG GATGTGGCCGCTCTCCTCCTCTAATGATTGCTGGAGGGAGAGTGTTTGTTATTCCCTGCTTTCAGCAAATCCAGCG GATCTCTCTCAATACTCTGACTCTGAATGTGAAGAGTGATAAGGTCTACACCAGACATGGAGTACCAATCTCAGTAACGGGCATTGCTCAG GTGAAGATCCAGGGTCAGAATAAAGAAATGTTGGCCGCAGCGTGTCAAATGTTCATGGGGATGTCAGAGGTTGAGATTGCTCAGATTGCCCTGGAGACCCTTGAGGGACATCAGAGAGCCATTATCGCCCACCTGACTGTGGAG gAGATCTATCAGGACCGTAAAAAGTTCTCCGATCAGGTCTTCAAGGTGGCTTCCTCTGACCTGGTCAACATGGGGATCGGTGTTGTCAGCTACACGCTCAAAGATGTGCATGATGATCAG AATTATCTAAGCTCGCTGGGTAAAGCTCGTACCGCTCAGGTGCAAAGAGACGCTCGTATCGGAGAAGCTCAGTTCAAGAGGGATGCTGTCATCAGG gAGGCTCACGCCATGCAGGAGAAGATCTCTGCTCAGTATAAGAATGAGATTGAGATGGCTAAAGCCCAGAGAGACTTCGAGCTGAAGAAAGCCGCCTATGACATGGAGGTCAACACCAAGAAGGCGGAGTCTGAAATGGCCTATCAGCTTCAG GTGGCCAAGACAAAGCAGTGCATTGAAGAGGAGAAGATGCAGGTTCAAGTTGTGGAGCGTACGCAGCAGATCACTCTACAGGAGCAGGAGATCACCCGCAGGGAGAAGGAACTGGAGGCCAAAGTCCAGAAACCAGCTGATGCTGAGAGATACCGCATTGAGAAGATCGCCGAGGCACAAAA GCTTCAGCTGATCATGGAGGCAGAAGCTGAGGCAGAGGCCATCAGA aTGAGGGGAGAAGCAGAGGCCTTTGCACTGGAGGCGAAGGGTCGGGCTGAAGCTGAGCAGATGGCCAAAAAGGCAGAAGCTTTTAAGCAGTACAAAGAGGGAGCCATGGTGGACATGCTGCTGGAGAAACTCCCACTG ATGGCAGAAGAGATCAGCAAGCCACTCTGTGCAGCCCAGAAGGTCACCATGGTGTCCAGCGGTGGGTCAGAAGTGGGCGCAGCTAAGCTGACAGGAGAAGTTCTGGAAATCATGACTCGCCTGCCGAGCGCAGTGGAGAAACTGACTGGAGTCAACATCTCACAG GTTGGTTCAACCCGCATGGGCTAA
- the LOC109074563 gene encoding flotillin-1-like isoform X2, whose amino-acid sequence MIAGGRVFVIPCFQQIQRISLNTLTLNVKSDKVYTRHGVPISVTGIAQVKIQGQNKEMLAAACQMFMGMSEVEIAQIALETLEGHQRAIIAHLTVEEIYQDRKKFSDQVFKVASSDLVNMGIGVVSYTLKDVHDDQNYLSSLGKARTAQVQRDARIGEAQFKRDAVIREAHAMQEKISAQYKNEIEMAKAQRDFELKKAAYDMEVNTKKAESEMAYQLQVAKTKQCIEEEKMQVQVVERTQQITLQEQEITRREKELEAKVQKPADAERYRIEKIAEAQKLQLIMEAEAEAEAIRMRGEAEAFALEAKGRAEAEQMAKKAEAFKQYKEGAMVDMLLEKLPLMAEEISKPLCAAQKVTMVSSGGSEVGAAKLTGEVLEIMTRLPSAVEKLTGVNISQVGSTRMG is encoded by the exons ATGATTGCTGGAGGGAGAGTGTTTGTTATTCCCTGCTTTCAGCAAATCCAGCG GATCTCTCTCAATACTCTGACTCTGAATGTGAAGAGTGATAAGGTCTACACCAGACATGGAGTACCAATCTCAGTAACGGGCATTGCTCAG GTGAAGATCCAGGGTCAGAATAAAGAAATGTTGGCCGCAGCGTGTCAAATGTTCATGGGGATGTCAGAGGTTGAGATTGCTCAGATTGCCCTGGAGACCCTTGAGGGACATCAGAGAGCCATTATCGCCCACCTGACTGTGGAG gAGATCTATCAGGACCGTAAAAAGTTCTCCGATCAGGTCTTCAAGGTGGCTTCCTCTGACCTGGTCAACATGGGGATCGGTGTTGTCAGCTACACGCTCAAAGATGTGCATGATGATCAG AATTATCTAAGCTCGCTGGGTAAAGCTCGTACCGCTCAGGTGCAAAGAGACGCTCGTATCGGAGAAGCTCAGTTCAAGAGGGATGCTGTCATCAGG gAGGCTCACGCCATGCAGGAGAAGATCTCTGCTCAGTATAAGAATGAGATTGAGATGGCTAAAGCCCAGAGAGACTTCGAGCTGAAGAAAGCCGCCTATGACATGGAGGTCAACACCAAGAAGGCGGAGTCTGAAATGGCCTATCAGCTTCAG GTGGCCAAGACAAAGCAGTGCATTGAAGAGGAGAAGATGCAGGTTCAAGTTGTGGAGCGTACGCAGCAGATCACTCTACAGGAGCAGGAGATCACCCGCAGGGAGAAGGAACTGGAGGCCAAAGTCCAGAAACCAGCTGATGCTGAGAGATACCGCATTGAGAAGATCGCCGAGGCACAAAA GCTTCAGCTGATCATGGAGGCAGAAGCTGAGGCAGAGGCCATCAGA aTGAGGGGAGAAGCAGAGGCCTTTGCACTGGAGGCGAAGGGTCGGGCTGAAGCTGAGCAGATGGCCAAAAAGGCAGAAGCTTTTAAGCAGTACAAAGAGGGAGCCATGGTGGACATGCTGCTGGAGAAACTCCCACTG ATGGCAGAAGAGATCAGCAAGCCACTCTGTGCAGCCCAGAAGGTCACCATGGTGTCCAGCGGTGGGTCAGAAGTGGGCGCAGCTAAGCTGACAGGAGAAGTTCTGGAAATCATGACTCGCCTGCCGAGCGCAGTGGAGAAACTGACTGGAGTCAACATCTCACAG GTTGGTTCAACCCGCATGGGCTAA